The window CTCAGCGGCGCCGCCTTCGGGGCCATGGCGAAACCCGGCCAAGCTGACCTGCTGCGGAATGCCGGAAGACTGGCAGTCGAATACAcaaggttaattaattaattaaaatattttcttaatcaaaagaaaattaattatttaagtgGATTTATTAATTGGCCAATTTTCTTAAACATCATATTTCTTTTgtcaaaaatattatattataaaatagttaatataacattaaaataagttatttttaatttcaatttatcaaaaatattatatataggaTAGATTATATTAATTTAATGAAAATCATTTTACTATATATAAtaacattaaaatttaaataattttgatagtaaaaagaaatttaaggAGAACCGTGTTAACTACATTGTATAAAGTTGTGAGGGAATAATGCCTCGATCATTAACTAACGACTAAATTTATATTCCGTTGCTAACTAGTATATTGAATTATTATTCTACTCTACTTGAcaattgatatttatttttactaTTAATTGATGTCAGAAATTATTATTTTAGTAGTGCCTAGTTACAAAAAATATAATCTTTTGTAGTTTAGGATAAAGCTATATACAATAAATTTAATATCATCTAAATCTTTCGTCTATTAATTTGTGTTAGTTGTTATGTATGCAGAGTATCGTGCAATTACCAGGGCTTCAACGTGGCCTTCAGGGTGGATGCCGGGTCGAACGTCGACTATCTCGCCGTCGTCATCGAGAATGTGAATGGGGACGGTGAACTCGCGGCGGTGGAGCTGATGGAGGGATCATCGGGGACGTGGACGGCGATGCAGCCGTCTTGGGGAGCGCAGTGGAAGTTGAATGCCGGGCGGGCGTTACAGCCGCCGTTCTCTTTCCAGCTGACGTCGGGGGAGTCGAAGAAGATTCTTGTCGCCCAAAACGTTATTCCCGTCGGTTGGACGCCGGGGAGCACTTATACTTCCATGGTCAACTATTAGCTAGGGATTTGATTCGGTTGCAAGGTTTTTTATTATTGAAAAAATAAGAGTGCgcaagaaaattgaaaattaattataaattgaaTATTTATGATTCAAGGATCCTCTCTGTAAGTCCAGTCGATCTTTGCTTTGCTGCAACAAATTtacaaaaaatatcaaatctaTAAAATTACTTCCTTTATCTGTTTATTGATCTATAAAATTACAATATCGATAGTGTTCCATCTCCCAAAAATCATTAGATAGAATACATTTTTAATATCTGGTAAACATGGATTTACACTCTGGTCATAATATCCTTTTGGAGGTAAACATCTTCTATTTCACATGTAGTCTAATATGATGAATAATGGGAGCCCCGATCCTTGAGTTTGGTCGATGCGACCTTCAAAGTCAAGGAGGGGCCAACACtttgtgttggatcgtgaatgaatcgatagagggggggtgaatatcgaaaaacgttcgAAGGCGAGTAGGCACAATGGAAAAGAAAGAATAAGCCAAAGAGaacacaagatttacttggttcagaacctttggtggctcctacttcaaggcccgcactcgtcgagtgctttcgttgggcaatccactagcaatttaaataattgattacaagaattaagtacagaaaagctagaaataaaataccgacaaatatAAAACAATAGGAAAGGAGcagagctttgtcggagtagTGTCGCAACGTCGCAGGAGTGCAGGAGAGCAGATCGTCTATTCTGAGTTGTGTTTTGAGCTCCGcttttgaccctccttatataggagactcggagcgccccggatcccttccgagcgccctggtgtgATGTAGCaggcccaaccagcgagctccacgtgtcgacgccgcgAACTGGATAGAACTTGCCTCtgggcgcctagatcccttccgggcgcctggacctccgggcgctcgaacGACACGTCGCGAactggataaaacttgcctccgggcgcctggatcccttccgggcgcccggacctccgggcgctcggacctctgggcgcccggactaccTTTCTCCAgagactccttctcctgcaagacaaggttagtccgaggcaatgtatatcctgtaaaataaattgttagcacagtttatagttTGAATCATAAGGAGTATGAATTAGATTATGTCTCTCCGAGacaggaatctagtcaagatctcgacttagagttccgaaatggttctaactctaagttggatcggcgcatAAGTTCCcttcca is drawn from Zingiber officinale cultivar Zhangliang chromosome 1B, Zo_v1.1, whole genome shotgun sequence and contains these coding sequences:
- the LOC122040455 gene encoding expansin-B15-like — its product is MAILKKQIVVLPLLAFLLLSASSPAAALSPAGATWYGAPDGPGSTGGACAYADGVVKAPLSSMITAGGPSLFKGGRGCGACYQVLCNSNAACSGMPVTVVVTDQCPGGICVTDPVHFDLSGAAFGAMAKPGQADLLRNAGRLAVEYTRVSCNYQGFNVAFRVDAGSNVDYLAVVIENVNGDGELAAVELMEGSSGTWTAMQPSWGAQWKLNAGRALQPPFSFQLTSGESKKILVAQNVIPVGWTPGSTYTSMVNY